A genomic stretch from Acidimicrobiia bacterium includes:
- the uvrC gene encoding excinuclease ABC subunit UvrC, translated as MFRRPPPSEIPDTPGVYLFRDPAGAVLYVGKAKSLRRRLANYFASDLQPRTRAMVDAADSVEWIVTDSEVAALMLEYSLVQEHKSRFNIRLRDDKTFPYLAITRYQEWPRVSVMRGRRRKGVQYFGPYAHAYAIRQTRDLLLRTFPIRSCTDSKFGTHEALGRPCLLYHIERCSGPCVGEVTPEDYAGYVDGMAAFLEGDSDSVVAKLEATMKSAADTQEYERAARLRDQLVAIRKALARQELISQRRETFDLVALEEDDLEAVLVVINVKKGRVTGRKVTVIDKVEDVTTEGLVGVMLGQLYGPETPPREVLVQTLPEDHEIWEQWLTLRRTDAADDTRSPGKVSLRVPKRGAKRRLMETARANAAEEFSRHRLKRSSDHNARARALRNLQEHLELPAAPLRIECYDISTIQGRDTVGSMVVFEDALAKKSDYRRFKVRTVEGQDDFAAMEEVLRRRFTAFLADVGRPIEERGKFAYSPSLVIIDGGAGQLGRAVKVLDELGLDIPLAGLAKRLEEVYLPGKPEPLVIPRGEEALYLLQRVRDEAHRFAITYHRALRGRRMVDSVLDGIPGIGPTRKRDLLRRFGSLKRIREAEVDELASVVPSTVAVELYEALHGGQL; from the coding sequence ATGTTCCGGCGCCCGCCACCCTCCGAGATCCCAGACACGCCAGGCGTCTACCTGTTCAGGGACCCGGCGGGCGCCGTGCTGTACGTGGGGAAGGCGAAGTCGCTCCGCAGGCGCCTTGCCAACTACTTCGCCAGCGACCTACAACCTCGCACGCGGGCGATGGTCGATGCCGCCGACTCGGTCGAGTGGATCGTCACCGACTCGGAGGTGGCGGCGCTCATGCTCGAGTACTCCCTCGTCCAAGAGCACAAATCCCGGTTCAACATCCGGCTGCGCGACGACAAGACCTTCCCGTACCTGGCGATAACCCGGTACCAGGAATGGCCGAGGGTGTCGGTCATGCGGGGCAGGCGCAGGAAAGGCGTCCAGTACTTCGGGCCATACGCCCACGCCTACGCCATCAGGCAAACTCGCGACCTCCTGTTGCGGACGTTCCCCATTCGCAGCTGCACCGACTCGAAGTTCGGCACCCACGAGGCGCTCGGCAGGCCGTGCCTCCTCTATCACATCGAGCGCTGCTCGGGGCCCTGCGTCGGTGAGGTCACCCCGGAGGACTACGCCGGGTATGTGGACGGGATGGCGGCCTTCCTCGAGGGGGACAGCGACTCGGTCGTCGCCAAGCTCGAAGCGACGATGAAGTCGGCGGCGGACACCCAAGAATACGAGCGGGCGGCGCGTCTCCGCGACCAGCTCGTGGCGATCCGCAAGGCCCTCGCCCGCCAGGAGCTCATCTCGCAGCGGCGGGAGACCTTCGACCTCGTAGCGCTCGAGGAGGACGACCTCGAAGCGGTGCTCGTCGTGATCAACGTCAAGAAGGGGCGCGTCACCGGCCGCAAGGTCACCGTCATCGACAAGGTCGAGGACGTCACGACGGAGGGCCTCGTCGGGGTCATGCTCGGTCAGCTCTACGGTCCCGAGACTCCTCCGCGGGAGGTCCTCGTCCAGACGCTGCCCGAAGACCACGAGATTTGGGAGCAATGGCTCACGCTGCGCAGGACGGATGCTGCCGACGACACGAGAAGCCCGGGGAAGGTGTCGCTGCGCGTCCCGAAACGGGGCGCCAAGCGCCGACTCATGGAGACGGCGAGGGCGAATGCCGCCGAGGAGTTCTCGCGGCACCGTCTGAAGCGCAGCAGCGATCACAACGCCCGGGCGCGGGCGCTGCGCAACCTCCAGGAGCATCTCGAGTTGCCGGCGGCGCCGCTGCGCATCGAGTGTTACGACATATCGACGATTCAGGGTCGCGACACGGTCGGCTCGATGGTGGTGTTCGAGGACGCCCTCGCCAAGAAGAGCGACTATCGGCGGTTCAAGGTGCGCACCGTCGAAGGCCAGGACGACTTCGCTGCCATGGAGGAGGTCCTGCGACGGAGGTTCACTGCCTTCCTCGCCGACGTCGGCCGGCCGATCGAGGAGCGGGGCAAGTTCGCATACTCGCCGTCTCTCGTCATCATCGACGGGGGAGCGGGACAACTCGGCAGGGCCGTCAAGGTGCTCGACGAGCTCGGCCTCGACATCCCGCTGGCCGGCCTCGCCAAGCGGCTCGAAGAGGTCTACCTCCCCGGGAAGCCCGAGCCGCTCGTGATCCCCAGGGGAGAGGAGGCGCTCTACCTCCTGCAACGGGTACGCGACGAGGCCCACCGCTTCGCGATCACGTACCACAGGGCTCTGCGCGGCCGGCGAATGGTCGACTCGGTCCTCGACGGGATCCCAGGCATCGGCCCGACACGCAAGCGGGATCTGTTGCGCCGCTTCGGGTCGCTGAAACGCATACGCGAGGCGGAGGTCGACGAGCTCGCCTCGGTGGTCCCCTCCACCGTCGCCGTCGAGCTGTACGAGGCGCTCCATGGAGGGCAGCTGTGA
- the gap gene encoding type I glyceraldehyde-3-phosphate dehydrogenase: MKVAINGFGRIGRNFFRAAKGNDSDIDIVAVNDLTDANMLAHLLKYDSVHGRYGARIEIIDGDLDVDGDRFKVFTERDPANLPWGDLGVDVVIESTGIFTKREGAAKHLEAGAKHVIVSAPAGDADISIVLGVNDDMLDPAAHKVISNASCTTNCIAPMAKVLNDSFGIERGMFTTVHAYTNDQQILDLPHKDYRRARAAASNIIPTSTGAARAIGLVLPELDGRMEAVAMRVPVNDGSITDLVATTRETVTVDSVNAAFREAAEGELKGILSYTDEPLVSTDIVGDPHSCVFDSGLTLTSGDTMVKICGWYDNEWGYSSRLVDLVKKLG; encoded by the coding sequence ATGAAGGTAGCGATCAACGGGTTCGGGCGGATCGGGCGCAACTTCTTCCGCGCCGCCAAGGGAAACGATTCAGACATCGACATCGTCGCCGTCAACGACCTGACCGACGCCAACATGCTGGCGCACCTCCTCAAGTACGACAGTGTCCACGGGCGCTACGGGGCCCGGATCGAGATCATCGACGGCGATCTCGACGTCGACGGCGACCGTTTCAAGGTCTTCACCGAGCGCGACCCGGCGAACTTGCCGTGGGGCGACCTCGGGGTCGACGTCGTCATCGAGTCGACGGGCATCTTCACGAAACGCGAGGGCGCCGCCAAGCACCTCGAGGCCGGCGCCAAGCATGTCATCGTCAGCGCCCCGGCGGGCGACGCCGACATCAGTATCGTGCTCGGTGTCAACGACGACATGCTCGACCCCGCCGCCCACAAGGTGATCTCGAACGCCTCGTGCACGACGAACTGCATCGCCCCGATGGCCAAGGTGCTCAACGACTCGTTCGGGATAGAGCGCGGCATGTTCACGACGGTGCATGCATACACGAACGACCAGCAGATCCTCGACCTGCCGCACAAGGACTACCGGAGAGCCCGCGCCGCCGCCAGCAACATCATCCCGACTTCGACGGGGGCGGCGAGGGCGATCGGGCTCGTGCTTCCCGAGCTCGACGGGCGCATGGAGGCGGTGGCCATGCGGGTCCCCGTCAACGACGGGTCGATCACCGACCTCGTGGCGACGACGCGAGAGACCGTGACGGTCGACTCGGTGAACGCGGCGTTTCGCGAAGCGGCGGAAGGCGAGCTCAAGGGGATCCTCAGCTACACGGACGAGCCGCTCGTGTCGACGGACATCGTCGGCGATCCCCACTCGTGTGTATTCGACAGCGGACTGACGCTCACGTCGGGCGACACCATGGTGAAGATCTGCGGCTGGTACGACAACGAGTGGGGCTACTCGAGCCGCCTCGTCGATCTGGTGAAGAAGCTCGGCTGA
- the rapZ gene encoding RNase adapter RapZ, whose protein sequence is MADPRVVIVTGMSGAGRSQAANVLEDLGYFVVDNLPPPLIVDVVDRAGLFEGAREKVAVVVDTRGGVTAADVNGAIFGLLSRGVPTTVLYLDADDDVLIRRFEETRRTHPVKEGTLAEKIAFERTSLEEIRGLADVIVDTSDLNVHELRRRLESAFDEGSPVRRMRVDIVSFGFKRGMPRVADILFDVRFLPNPHWIPELRPLTGRDQPVKDYVLGQEDAMEFIERAQSMLEWLVPRYVTEGKAYLTIGIGCTGGRHRSVAIANELADRLALDAVITVRHRDSAEETQA, encoded by the coding sequence GTGGCTGACCCGCGGGTCGTCATCGTCACCGGCATGTCCGGCGCCGGACGGTCCCAAGCGGCCAACGTGCTCGAGGACCTCGGGTACTTCGTCGTCGACAACCTCCCTCCTCCGCTGATCGTCGACGTCGTCGACCGGGCAGGGCTCTTCGAGGGCGCCAGGGAGAAGGTTGCGGTTGTCGTCGACACGAGAGGTGGTGTCACCGCGGCGGACGTCAACGGCGCCATCTTCGGGCTCCTCAGCCGGGGGGTGCCGACCACGGTGCTGTATCTCGACGCAGACGACGACGTGCTCATCCGCCGCTTCGAGGAGACGAGGCGAACCCACCCGGTCAAGGAGGGAACGCTCGCCGAGAAGATCGCCTTCGAGCGGACGTCCCTGGAGGAGATCAGGGGGCTGGCCGACGTCATCGTCGACACCAGCGACCTCAACGTGCACGAGCTGCGCCGCCGTCTCGAGAGCGCCTTCGACGAGGGGAGCCCCGTCAGGCGGATGCGGGTCGACATCGTCTCGTTCGGGTTCAAGCGTGGCATGCCGCGGGTGGCCGACATCCTCTTCGACGTCCGGTTCCTTCCGAACCCTCATTGGATTCCGGAGCTTCGGCCGCTCACGGGGCGGGACCAGCCTGTCAAGGACTACGTCCTCGGCCAGGAGGACGCCATGGAGTTCATCGAGCGGGCTCAGTCCATGCTCGAGTGGCTGGTGCCGCGCTATGTCACCGAGGGCAAGGCGTACCTCACCATCGGGATCGGCTGCACGGGGGGACGCCATCGCTCGGTCGCCATCGCCAACGAGCTCGCCGACCGTCTGGCTCTCGACGCCGTGATCACGGTCAGGCACCGCGACTCGGCTGAGGAGACGCAGGCGTGA
- a CDS encoding dolichyl-phosphate beta-glucosyltransferase, with protein MTDLSIVVPAYNEAKRLPPTLESIVDFAGRQRRSVEVIVVDDGSTDGTAAAAEAFRGRLPALRVIRLDRNAGKGKAVRVGMLAATGDLRLFADADGATPMAELTKLEEGLVAAGGRGVAFGSIAGGEHVERGESAVRSVAGRAGNWMIQRLVLSGVRDSQRGFKLFSGDAADDLFGRSVIDGWGFDVEILALARRGGYALVEVPTRWIHDPDTRVTAVSYLTTLWEVLRVKWRMRRGDYDAAPRPAARRSTSM; from the coding sequence GTGACGGACCTGTCGATCGTCGTTCCCGCGTACAACGAGGCGAAGCGATTGCCGCCGACGCTCGAATCCATCGTCGACTTCGCGGGACGGCAGCGTCGCTCCGTCGAAGTGATCGTCGTCGACGACGGATCGACGGACGGCACGGCCGCCGCGGCCGAGGCGTTCCGCGGTCGTCTGCCCGCACTGCGCGTGATCCGGCTCGATCGCAACGCCGGCAAGGGGAAGGCGGTGCGCGTCGGCATGCTGGCGGCCACCGGCGACCTGCGCCTGTTCGCCGACGCCGACGGAGCCACCCCGATGGCGGAGCTCACGAAGCTCGAAGAGGGGCTCGTGGCTGCCGGCGGCCGCGGGGTCGCCTTCGGGTCGATCGCAGGAGGCGAGCACGTCGAGCGAGGGGAGTCTGCCGTTCGCTCAGTGGCGGGCCGGGCCGGCAACTGGATGATCCAGCGTCTCGTGCTGAGCGGCGTCCGGGACTCGCAGCGCGGCTTCAAGCTCTTCTCCGGCGATGCCGCAGACGACCTGTTCGGCCGGAGCGTCATCGACGGGTGGGGCTTCGACGTCGAGATCCTCGCTCTGGCGCGGCGAGGCGGGTACGCGCTCGTCGAGGTTCCGACACGTTGGATCCACGATCCGGACACCAGGGTCACCGCCGTGTCGTATCTGACCACGCTGTGGGAGGTGCTCCGGGTCAAGTGGCGGATGCGGCGCGGAGATTACGACGCCGCGCCACGCCCGGCGGCGCGGCGAAGTACGTCGATGTAA
- a CDS encoding MGMT family protein, with the protein MSVATYSTPFGNGWIEHDAGDIVRLGLPGAELAAPAVRVPEPIAALVIDLELYWRGEGGLPVMPGLVERAGGTALLRDIYRTVSAIPAGSTLTYSAVAELCGSPSRARAVGAAMARNPFAPLIPCHRVVGADGSLRGYGGGLDMKRYLIEMEHRGG; encoded by the coding sequence GTGAGCGTTGCCACCTATTCGACGCCGTTCGGCAATGGATGGATCGAGCACGACGCAGGCGACATCGTCCGCCTCGGGCTCCCCGGTGCCGAGCTGGCTGCCCCGGCGGTCCGGGTTCCCGAGCCGATCGCGGCCCTCGTGATCGACCTGGAGCTCTACTGGCGGGGCGAGGGAGGTCTCCCGGTGATGCCGGGCCTCGTGGAGCGGGCCGGGGGCACGGCTCTGCTGCGGGACATCTACCGCACCGTGTCGGCCATACCCGCAGGCTCCACCCTCACCTACTCCGCCGTGGCAGAGCTGTGTGGGTCGCCGAGTCGGGCAAGGGCTGTGGGGGCTGCAATGGCGCGCAACCCGTTCGCTCCCTTGATACCGTGCCACAGGGTCGTCGGCGCCGACGGCTCGCTGCGCGGGTACGGGGGCGGCCTCGACATGAAGAGGTACCTCATCGAGATGGAGCACCGAGGTGGCTGA
- a CDS encoding methyltransferase domain-containing protein, whose protein sequence is MRDDPSGAPPPGTGPASIPEEWAALAGWWMREGVDDPSYSEDVVPMLHDLIGDPGGRVLDLGCGEGHIMATFPGVAVLGCDVTPALLSEARSVGPVIRCRLPDLGWLRTGSIEAAYAVFVFEHLPDLATMFEEAGRVVRPGGSLVVVANHPAYTARGAGPVIDQSDGEVLWRWGPYFEHSSSLEPVGAVLVTFFHRPLGAVLTTAAEAGWDLRRMVEIGLGSASVAGDPGYVGQEHMPRMVGMRWENGRSLKTSRWNADDSQ, encoded by the coding sequence ATGAGGGACGATCCGTCCGGCGCACCGCCTCCGGGGACGGGCCCGGCATCGATCCCGGAGGAGTGGGCGGCCCTGGCCGGATGGTGGATGCGAGAGGGCGTCGACGACCCGTCCTACTCCGAGGACGTGGTCCCCATGCTCCACGACCTCATCGGAGACCCCGGGGGAAGGGTCCTCGATCTTGGATGCGGCGAAGGCCACATCATGGCGACGTTTCCCGGAGTTGCGGTGCTCGGATGCGACGTGACCCCCGCCCTGCTCTCCGAGGCCAGGTCCGTCGGCCCGGTGATCCGGTGCCGGCTCCCCGACCTCGGCTGGCTCCGCACAGGGTCGATCGAGGCGGCATACGCCGTGTTCGTGTTCGAGCATCTCCCGGACCTCGCAACGATGTTCGAGGAGGCGGGCCGCGTCGTCCGTCCCGGCGGGTCGCTCGTCGTCGTCGCCAACCATCCGGCTTACACGGCCCGAGGGGCCGGCCCGGTGATCGACCAATCCGACGGCGAGGTGTTGTGGCGCTGGGGCCCCTACTTCGAGCACTCCTCGAGCCTCGAGCCGGTCGGCGCGGTGCTCGTCACGTTCTTCCATCGCCCACTGGGCGCCGTCCTCACGACTGCTGCGGAGGCGGGGTGGGACCTGCGCCGGATGGTCGAGATCGGGCTCGGGTCGGCGAGTGTGGCCGGCGACCCCGGGTACGTCGGGCAGGAGCACATGCCACGGATGGTCGGGATGCGGTGGGAGAACGGGCGCTCGCTCAAGACGAGCCGGTGGAATGCCGATGACTCTCAGTAG
- the yvcK gene encoding uridine diphosphate-N-acetylglucosamine-binding protein YvcK, with translation MRPIADPDVMLREMVGGRAGPRVVAIGGGHGLAQALRAVTHYAGVTHAVVTVADDGGSSGRLAPALAIPPPGDIRQCLIALTPEDTVWRRLFEYRFDGADVVGHSLGNLIIASLADLEGDFEAALRASERLLGSVGSVVPASPQRLSLTAVIEGTPVHGQVNIATSRGKLESLAVLPPDAEASPSAVAAIQAADQIVLGPGSLFTSVVATLLVPGLAEAVNGSGAQLVYVSNMMTQDGETLGMDCREHLEALLSFTGLRSPTAIVANSEPIQVAAPLEALQADPEIMQTYGVDTITRDLLDEGADWPRHDPAKLGEVLRQLISDD, from the coding sequence GTGAGGCCGATCGCCGACCCCGACGTCATGCTCAGGGAGATGGTCGGCGGGCGGGCCGGTCCCCGCGTGGTCGCCATCGGCGGCGGGCACGGACTCGCCCAGGCCCTGCGCGCCGTCACCCATTACGCCGGTGTGACGCACGCCGTGGTCACCGTGGCAGACGACGGAGGGTCCTCCGGCAGGCTCGCTCCCGCCCTCGCCATCCCTCCTCCGGGAGACATCCGGCAGTGCCTCATCGCGCTCACGCCGGAGGACACGGTGTGGCGACGACTGTTCGAGTACCGGTTCGACGGTGCCGACGTGGTTGGCCATTCGCTCGGCAACCTGATCATCGCCTCCCTGGCGGACCTCGAAGGCGACTTCGAGGCGGCGCTGCGTGCATCCGAACGACTCCTCGGATCGGTCGGCTCCGTCGTGCCCGCTTCACCGCAGCGCCTCAGCCTGACGGCGGTCATCGAAGGGACCCCCGTCCATGGTCAAGTGAACATCGCCACCTCCCGCGGCAAGTTGGAGTCCCTGGCCGTCCTCCCGCCCGATGCCGAGGCGAGCCCTTCCGCCGTCGCCGCCATCCAGGCCGCCGACCAGATCGTGCTCGGCCCCGGGAGCCTGTTCACGTCGGTCGTCGCCACGCTGCTGGTGCCGGGCCTCGCCGAGGCTGTCAACGGGTCGGGCGCCCAACTCGTCTACGTGTCGAACATGATGACGCAGGACGGCGAGACCCTCGGCATGGACTGCCGGGAGCACCTCGAGGCGCTGCTCTCCTTCACGGGGCTGCGATCCCCCACTGCTATCGTCGCCAACTCGGAGCCCATCCAGGTCGCTGCACCGCTGGAGGCGCTCCAGGCCGACCCGGAGATCATGCAGACGTATGGTGTGGATACCATCACGAGGGACCTCCTGGACGAGGGCGCCGACTGGCCGCGCCACGATCCGGCGAAGCTCGGCGAGGTCCTGCGGCAGCTGATCTCCGACGACTGA
- a CDS encoding glycosyltransferase family 87 protein, with translation MDDDRGSKTVAWRLQAYSLGVVAALAVGLVFVSFGAAGDDRPDADVGEDYPAFYGAGRIAADGDWDELWSFDRQVEAQASLQGEEHAGEARFFAYPPQVALLYRPLAELPYPASYAIHSLLMGAFLAAAVILARPMVPLLQGRVVPALAASLTFWPMLKSVTGGSNTALTALLVVAAWRLAHDDRDGAAGLVLSLLLFKPQFAIPLTGLFLLARRWRIVAGVAAGSALFYGLGALLVGPGWVGDWLRVASDFGRLDAEVNGFSAVSFVGFFENALGVGAPAAIAIGGGLAAATALGLSWLWLRSRGRPLDVLLAISMPGMVLLSLHAMSHDGAVVLVTLAVMAAHLGRRALPFLAAIWVVSVSQTWISSIGFSPGFFILLVVQWSAITSLGPLALEDRPPATRVAG, from the coding sequence GTGGATGACGATCGAGGATCCAAGACGGTGGCATGGCGCCTCCAGGCGTACTCGCTCGGCGTCGTCGCCGCCCTCGCCGTCGGCCTCGTCTTCGTGTCCTTCGGCGCGGCGGGCGACGATCGCCCCGACGCCGACGTGGGCGAGGACTACCCGGCCTTCTACGGAGCGGGCCGCATCGCAGCCGATGGCGACTGGGACGAGCTGTGGAGCTTCGACCGCCAGGTCGAGGCGCAAGCTTCCCTGCAGGGAGAGGAGCACGCCGGAGAGGCGCGCTTCTTCGCGTACCCGCCCCAGGTGGCGCTGCTGTACCGGCCGCTCGCCGAGTTGCCGTACCCGGCCTCGTACGCCATCCACTCGCTGCTCATGGGGGCATTCCTGGCGGCCGCGGTGATCCTCGCCCGGCCGATGGTTCCGCTGCTGCAGGGCAGGGTCGTCCCGGCGCTGGCAGCTTCGCTCACGTTCTGGCCGATGCTGAAGAGCGTCACCGGCGGGTCGAACACGGCACTCACCGCTCTGTTGGTCGTCGCCGCGTGGCGTCTGGCGCACGACGACAGGGACGGTGCAGCCGGGCTGGTCCTCTCGCTCCTCCTCTTCAAGCCGCAGTTCGCCATCCCGCTGACCGGGCTGTTCCTGTTGGCGAGGCGGTGGCGGATCGTCGCAGGGGTGGCGGCAGGGTCGGCGCTCTTCTACGGACTCGGCGCTCTGCTCGTCGGACCCGGCTGGGTCGGCGATTGGCTCAGGGTGGCGTCGGACTTCGGACGCCTCGACGCAGAGGTGAACGGGTTCAGCGCGGTTTCGTTCGTCGGGTTCTTCGAGAACGCCCTGGGCGTCGGGGCTCCCGCTGCGATCGCCATCGGGGGCGGTCTCGCGGCGGCAACGGCGCTCGGGCTCTCCTGGCTCTGGCTGCGCAGCCGGGGTCGTCCGCTCGATGTGCTCCTCGCGATCTCGATGCCGGGCATGGTGCTGTTGTCCCTCCACGCCATGTCGCACGACGGCGCCGTCGTGCTCGTCACGTTGGCGGTGATGGCGGCTCACCTCGGGCGCCGCGCCCTGCCGTTCCTTGCGGCGATCTGGGTGGTTTCGGTGTCGCAGACCTGGATCTCGTCGATCGGATTCAGCCCCGGCTTCTTCATATTGCTCGTCGTCCAGTGGTCGGCGATCACCAGCCTCGGACCGCTCGCCCTCGAGGATCGGCCGCCTGCAACCCGTGTCGCCGGATGA
- the uvrA gene encoding excinuclease ABC subunit UvrA: MAIDSIVVRGAREHNLKGIDLELPRDQLIVFTGISGSGKSSLAFDTIYAEGQRRYVESLSAYARQFLGQMEKPDVDFIEGLSPAISIDQKTASRNPRSTVGTVTEVHDYMRLLFARIGIPHCPNDGTPVTRQTPQQIVDQVLALSEGTRFQVLAPMVRGRKGEYEVLLKDLAKDGFSRARIDGEVRDLTEDIKLDRYFQHTIEVVVDRLVSKRGIERRLTDSLETALRLADGVALIDIVDGAPLTFSQHFACPKCGLSFEDLQPRNFSFNSPYGACQVCSGIGTRYQVDPDRVVPQPDKSLADGAVAPWAGRHRMRYYQRLLGAVAEAEGIDMEAPFHSLTPSQRRLILEGDAAGHYTVRYQNRFGRRRQYTASYEGAVPWLERRYRDAESESAREAYQQFMAEVPCSACGGGRLNPVSLAVTVGGRSIFDLSSLPLRKTIDFFDDVALSDREWAIARLVVKEIRSRLAFLVDVGLDYLTLMRSAATLAGGEAQRIRLATQIGSGLVGVLYILDEPSIGLHQRDNHRLIETLLRLRDLGNTLIVVEHDEETIRVADHIVDIGPGAGEHGGGIVAEGKLDDIIAEPRSITGDYLARRRSIPLPEVRRNGSGQSITIVGASENNLKGIDVGFPLGKLVAVTGVSGSGKSSLVEQILSRSLHAALHGSRAQPGKHRKLMGVHHIDKVIDIDQSPIGRTPRSNPATYTKAFDRIRELFAATPDARMRGYKPGRFSFNVAGGRCETCKGDGTIKIEMHFLPDVYVPCETCKGRRYNRDTLQVKFKGHSIADVLEMSIEEAMAFFENQPRIARIVGTLYDVGLGYVKLGQPAPTLSGGEAQRVKLSSELGKRSTGSTFYILDEPTTGLHFEDIRKLLGVLQRLVDAGNTVVVIEHNLDVVKSADWVIDLGPEGGDEGGFVVAAGTPEEIAAVPESYTGKFLRDLLDH, translated from the coding sequence GTGGCCATCGACTCGATCGTCGTTCGCGGCGCTCGTGAGCACAACCTCAAGGGAATCGACCTCGAGCTGCCGCGCGACCAGCTCATCGTCTTCACGGGCATCTCCGGCTCCGGCAAGTCCTCTCTGGCGTTCGACACCATCTACGCCGAGGGGCAGAGACGGTACGTCGAGAGCCTCTCGGCGTACGCCAGGCAGTTCCTCGGGCAGATGGAGAAGCCGGACGTCGATTTCATCGAGGGCCTCTCGCCTGCCATCTCCATCGACCAGAAGACCGCCAGCCGGAACCCGCGCTCGACGGTCGGCACGGTCACGGAGGTGCACGACTACATGCGACTGCTCTTCGCCAGGATCGGCATCCCGCACTGCCCGAACGACGGGACCCCGGTGACGCGCCAGACGCCGCAGCAGATCGTCGACCAGGTGCTGGCGCTCTCGGAGGGCACCCGCTTCCAGGTGCTGGCCCCGATGGTGCGCGGCAGGAAGGGCGAGTACGAGGTGCTGCTGAAGGACCTCGCCAAAGACGGCTTCAGCCGGGCTCGCATCGACGGCGAGGTGCGCGACCTCACCGAGGACATCAAGCTCGACCGCTACTTCCAGCACACCATCGAGGTCGTCGTCGACCGGCTCGTCAGCAAGCGAGGGATCGAGCGCCGGCTCACGGATTCGCTCGAGACCGCCCTCCGCCTCGCCGACGGCGTCGCCCTGATCGACATCGTCGACGGGGCGCCGCTGACGTTCAGCCAGCATTTCGCCTGCCCGAAGTGCGGCCTCTCGTTCGAAGACCTGCAGCCCAGGAACTTCTCGTTCAATAGCCCGTACGGGGCATGCCAGGTGTGCAGCGGCATCGGCACCCGCTACCAGGTCGATCCCGACCGCGTCGTGCCCCAGCCGGACAAGTCGCTCGCCGACGGAGCGGTGGCGCCCTGGGCCGGACGGCACCGGATGCGCTACTACCAGCGACTGCTCGGCGCCGTCGCCGAAGCCGAGGGCATCGACATGGAGGCCCCGTTTCACTCGCTGACGCCGTCCCAACGCCGGCTGATCCTCGAGGGCGACGCCGCCGGCCACTACACGGTGCGCTACCAGAACCGATTCGGGAGGCGCAGGCAGTACACCGCATCGTACGAGGGAGCGGTGCCATGGCTGGAGCGCCGCTACCGGGACGCCGAGTCCGAGAGCGCCCGAGAGGCGTACCAGCAGTTCATGGCCGAGGTGCCATGCTCGGCATGCGGAGGAGGAAGGCTCAACCCGGTGTCGCTGGCGGTGACCGTGGGGGGTAGGAGCATCTTCGACCTGTCGTCGCTGCCGCTTCGCAAGACGATCGACTTCTTCGACGACGTCGCCCTCTCGGACAGGGAGTGGGCGATTGCCCGCCTCGTCGTCAAGGAGATCAGATCGCGCCTGGCGTTCCTCGTCGACGTCGGCCTCGACTATCTCACCCTGATGCGCTCGGCGGCCACCCTGGCGGGTGGCGAGGCTCAGCGGATACGCCTCGCCACCCAGATCGGCTCCGGTCTCGTCGGCGTCCTCTACATCCTCGACGAGCCGTCGATCGGCCTCCACCAGCGCGACAACCACCGGCTCATCGAGACGCTGCTGCGACTCAGGGACCTCGGGAACACGCTCATCGTGGTCGAGCACGACGAGGAGACGATCCGGGTTGCCGACCACATCGTCGACATCGGTCCCGGCGCAGGAGAGCACGGCGGGGGCATCGTCGCCGAAGGCAAGCTCGACGACATCATCGCCGAGCCGCGGTCGATCACGGGCGACTACCTGGCGCGGAGGCGTTCCATCCCGCTGCCGGAAGTCCGCCGCAACGGGTCGGGACAGTCGATCACCATCGTCGGCGCCTCCGAGAACAACCTCAAAGGCATCGACGTCGGGTTCCCGCTCGGCAAGCTCGTCGCCGTGACGGGCGTGTCGGGCAGCGGTAAGTCGTCGCTCGTCGAGCAGATCTTGTCGAGGAGCCTCCACGCCGCGCTGCACGGCTCGCGGGCGCAGCCCGGCAAGCACCGCAAGCTCATGGGTGTGCATCACATCGACAAGGTGATCGACATCGACCAGTCGCCGATCGGGCGGACACCGCGATCGAACCCCGCCACGTACACCAAGGCGTTCGATCGCATCAGAGAGCTCTTCGCGGCGACTCCCGACGCCAGGATGCGCGGCTACAAGCCTGGACGGTTCTCGTTCAACGTTGCCGGGGGCCGCTGCGAGACGTGCAAGGGCGACGGCACGATCAAGATCGAGATGCACTTCCTGCCCGACGTCTACGTGCCATGCGAGACCTGCAAGGGCCGTCGTTACAACCGGGACACCCTCCAGGTGAAGTTCAAGGGCCACTCGATCGCCGACGTGCTCGAGATGTCGATCGAGGAGGCCATGGCCTTCTTCGAGAACCAGCCGCGCATCGCCCGGATCGTCGGCACCCTCTACGACGTCGGCCTCGGCTACGTCAAGCTCGGCCAGCCTGCCCCGACGCTCTCCGGGGGTGAGGCACAACGGGTCAAGTTGTCGTCCGAGCTCGGGAAACGCTCGACCGGGAGCACCTTCTACATCCTCGACGAGCCCACGACCGGCCTCCACTTCGAGGACATCAGGAAGCTGCTCGGGGTGCTGCAGCGCCTCGTCGACGCCGGCAACACCGTCGTCGTCATCGAGCACAACCTGGACGTCGTCAAGTCGGCGGATTGGGTCATCGACCTCGGCCCGGAGGGCGGTGACGAGGGCGGCTTCGTCGTTGCGGCCGGCACGCCCGAGGAGATCGCGGCCGTTCCGGAGTCTTACACGGGCAAGTTCCTGCGCGACCTGCTCGATCACTAG